From a single Drosophila sulfurigaster albostrigata strain 15112-1811.04 chromosome 3, ASM2355843v2, whole genome shotgun sequence genomic region:
- the LOC133842761 gene encoding uncharacterized protein LOC133842761 isoform X2, whose amino-acid sequence MPNNRNRNRNRNRNKRNKNQNANQTKQQEEQQEEEIEQPATTTSSSSSLAPADDHQHNDNNVNSGSISNGSSTVSSNDVADHNNSSSNNNAQQVTRAAPVNQPEEDQPKDLAKETQQQQQQQQPVSQQLIDEKAESKAEQAIVVAAAEQPKELNQQIENNSEEQLKELPREEVQKQPEEAAHEQQEQQLKEATQEQPERQSKEVAEEQPEQQSEEVAQEQPIAVIIEKQAIAANQLNNQLNNQAEHQLQQQLNQQAIEQKESCQLNQLSNQQPVEQLPQQPVEHIVPVILEKECNPFEVQSAAAEQQLQQPTVHIVPVFVEKTESYTSQSAEQTVEQSKEQPKEELKQQPVVHFIPVTIEQEVITTSSNMGAKHSKQQREQQQQQKQLPELQQQQKELPQEQQQQQQQTPKAPGSPRQAKVIVHRIVREEVDEVDGTQQQQQQQQQQQQQQQQQQQQQQQQQQQQPQLQQQQPLEFQHQHEQLPQQQPPLAPSQQSPTRQQPAPATLPQQRSTKVIIHQIRVETDEEERARKGKPTIEEISSTTATSAAGTAATTMHSNSNGSIPSSGTLSPPPRYLVESPSPKTPSQVAQFGRFARDVQIQELELNSDCSSGEFNFYGMQSPVVCEVDSEVEAEPLTPQLQPQPQTPTTAVATFSPDVPSNSRAEQQEQLRQRRVQKRVALESHFLPQLLSPRYLDSILEENSETTASGHELALSRSSSNDQNHTRAAAKANESFPRSQLDFSRRHRRREEPVALMLETKLLDQPSDLESCTRLQSTLSPQSEDAELVYLSSSASSSVSDLMELELEQAAALAERALIDLDTDASKLINRPNDPDRFSPATTASTTEPISSANETETEGECEVETEVDTETETNVQSSRESTPVNAHRGNEERTLSPSPGSSLSSLLSAATTPTPAEAPTATPTRERATTAAAAATSTTSAESNEFGLNKLANSSIAASSLSATREEFVRNMEKVRELIEMTRREEENVASNASAYHNGNGNDNNVNVNVNVNGNGNGNGNVNVNEQRRSTVESPPPPPVPPPPSSMHYPTPTTPPTQATHVQLTSLLLKRQESNDSHCSDSTQHSQCTAIHMASPPPTNEPPTPPIRQQQQQQPFAPPQQLSQQQQELSQPQLTQQPELELSAISQFAGETEAERIKKLRLLCTETLASMPYGEQMLEELASVAQNITEQQQQQQQQQKEQQQQQSSNNMPYPLPHLPHISELQLSLGAAKNDAWLGLPTQADPKLLVCLSPGQRALVEQQSSKQSAPDQLLDAHEKFVQRRGYHELSAEQVRAMDSEQLKLEQEQMLKTAAKMRELRKSLTPQPEEQPQQQPQQQLSPVPPPVPVKSAETAAKAKSNQGDDVSQLRSNSSSSSYQKVITSATSSFENKPTAADQQQQQSVSEKLPHSFDQRTSSSTEQQQQTRNSSYMSSNSSSNNKFPASMESELARMFPSIAQQGDIFDEQRKRFSNIEQSLKPAQTKRYSNIETSSFESKKRVENGQVVYDYSNSSREHQEEGEKPQATTATATANGKFPLKVHQIPVRLIEDEVDKAPPVPPPPAPANIMSATKLNGKPNTFIDDAQQQPQQQQQQLSTESNRNISRSEQQLKVNSSSSSNTYEEFRQRAKAAIEAIAQPSNSNNTQPSQPPLDNEKLFKDFDALSQQLNAELQTSRVQREQRDKSASLYDLSRLTQHTNNQSQQHLEQLQQRRHAHMQELEREIERSARSRQERLSSVPRSSEEQQPVEYRARRAESLCNLQQEPLQRPHSSAEHYRVQPQQQQQDDWSRYASDLGYSENIARPFAREVEICYQRQHQRQPLGIRAPRLSMSTNDLSSSSYDSYNAYGGARRHAPMLQQAPQQQRPHYASCYSMIERDPNPTYISTTSRRGVSPAPPAPVTPQPPAYDRQQRRASLPRELHEQQLKYILSKEEELKLEFERLQHERRRLMDEMQRAPTVLQAPPPRRDSYRPAPKLPTLSEDEVFRQQMAEEWMNKVAEREERRQHKIIKISKIEDEQQHATEEQANISDEFLNRVKERRHKLAMPADSDWESGAESQPNLSKSGQAAGSESSDVEAPSMRVLEGKAEANLRELPRHLREFAKFASSEQLEGGQGHVDRMEEQERSEMITDNSHSSASKKSSIVKTYKVSRLPPSVQAIAIKSERPRQQQQEQEQQKQQQRQPQPQPQPQPQSAAMPTMTPAMTAKLRIRPQKQTRFLLSPQQLQRQRQRRSWSESDLLKEIDNELQLAKGFLFANEHTQNTTMFAPKFKARAPTGSGVWTPKSQTPHGSSNDLANSCSSAAPTPPPPPSQPVWTPQPSPALSGRKEFRPVRFESPTLPRRYTALQQQQEQQQQQQPQTTTIPPWSYTNGATTTTLSSNNSDYAETDCSTQFGPVAPSASVSDKIKTFERSASTSELNRPFVRRQLSDNSRAVYRPNEVIYKVKHEYLSEPETEYDRPRKMAQLGRRQYEGIGPVTNDGMPIILRSEVQEPHQHEWYKRLYQTIHKQKNGARPSYKSNGYVSEPEPNYDSDYSTLKYRTPNPLRVQSVSSAVNVRNLNQDDKLYGTMPNPIKSASNSYKNQPGRIENYTTGHSSVSEKEKKEASAAAVSFFVMCTQLSNCAPYHKKHINKPL is encoded by the exons ATGCCAaataatcgtaatcgtaatcggaATCGTAATCGTAACAAGCGCAATAAGAATCAAAACGCAAATCAAACTAAACAGCAGGAGGAGCAACAGGAGGAGGAAATAGAGCAGCCAGCAACGAcaacttcatcatcatcatcattggcACCCGCTGACGATCATCAgcataatgataataatgtaAATTCTGGCAGCATTTCAAATGGGTCATCAACAGTCAGCAGCAACGATGTTGctgaccacaacaacagctctagcaacaacaacgcacagCAAGTGACAAGAGCAGCGCCAGTGAATCAGCCAGAAGAAGATCAGCCAAAAGATTTAGCTAAAGagacgcaacaacagcaacaacaacagcagccagtgAGTCAGCAACTGATTGATGAAAAAGCAGAGAGCAAAGCTGAGCAAGCGATTGtagttgcagctgcagagcAGCCAAAGGAGTTAAATcagcaaatagaaaataactCTGAAGAGCAGCTAAAGGAACTGCCAAGGGAAGAGGTGCAAAAGCAGCCAGAGGAAGCGGCACAtgagcagcaagagcaacagctaAAGGAAGCTACGCAAGAGCAGCCAGAGCGTCAGTCAAAAGAAGTAGCAGAAGAGCAACCAGAGCAGCAATCAGAGGAAGTGGCACAAGAGCAGCCAATTGCTGTGATAATAGAGAAGCAAGCAATCGCTGCAAATCAGCTAAATAATCAGCTCAATAATCAAGCTGagcatcagctgcagcagcaattaaATCAGCAAGCTATTGAGCAGAAAGAAAGCTGTCAATTAAATCAGTTGAGCAATCAGCAGCCAGTGGAGCAACTACCACAGCAGCCAGTAGAGCACATTGTGCCTGTGATCCTAGAAAAGGAGTGTAATCCATTTGAAGTGCAgtcagctgcagctgagcaacagttgcagcagccaACAGTGCATATAGTGCCAGTGTTTGTGGAAAAGACAGAAAGCTATACAAGTCAAAGTGCAGAACAAACTGTAGAGCAATCAAAGGAGCAGCCAAAAGAAGAGTTAAAGCAGCAACCTGTTGTTCACTTTATTCCTGTAACTATTGAGCAAGAAGTGataacaacaagcagcaacatgGGCGCCAAGCACTCGAAGCAGCAgcgtgagcagcagcagcaacaaaagcagttGCCagaactgcagcaacaacaaaaagagttgccgcaagagcagcaacaacagcagcagcaaacaccGAAAGCGCCTGGAAGTCCACGTCAAGCTAAAGTTATAGTACATCGCATAGTGCGTGAAGAAGTCGATGAAGTAGATGGAactcagcaacaacagcagcaacaacagcagcaacaacagcaacaacagcagcaacaacaacagcagcaacaacaacagcagcagcaaccacaattacaacagcaacagccattAGAATTCCAACATCAGCATGagcaactgccacagcaacagccgccGCTCGCCCCATCACAGCAATCACCCACACGCCAGCAACCAGCGCCAGCAACATTGCCGCAGCAGCGTAGCACGAAGGTGATAATCCATCAGATAAGAGTGGAAACAGACGAGGAGGAACGTGCGCGCAAAGGTAAGCCCACGATCGAAGAGATCAGCAGCaccacagcaacatcagcagcaggcacagcagcaaccacaatgcacagcaatagcaatggcaGCATACCGAGCAGCGGCACTTTGTCACCACCACCCAGATATCTGGTCGAATCCCCCTCACCCAAGACACCATCACAAGTGGCACAATTTGGCAGATTCGCTCGCGATGTGCAGATCCAAGAACTCGAACTGAACAGCGATTGCAGCTCAGGTGAATTCAATTTCTATGGCATGCAATCGCCGGTGGTGTGTGAGGTGGACTCGGAGGTGGAAGCAGAGCCTCTGACACCACAACTGCAACCGCAACCgcaaacaccaacaacagctgtGGCGACATTCTCGCCAGATGTGCCGTCCAACAGTCGAGCggagcaacaggagcagctgCGTCAGAGACGCGTCCAGAAACGTGTGGCACTTGAATCGCACTTTCTGCCGCAGCTGCTCAGTCCGCGCTATCTGGACAGCATACTGGAGGAGAATAGCGAAACCACAGCCTCAGGCCATGAGCTAGCCTTGAGTCGCAGCTCCTCCAACGATCAAAATCACACTCGAGCTGCTGCCAAGGCAAACGAATCGTTTCCTCGCAGTCAACTCGATTTCAGTCGTCGGCACAGACGTCGCGAGGAGCCGGTGGCTCTCATGCTGGAGACAAAGCTGCTCGATCAGCCCAGCGATCTGGAGAGCTGCACCCGACTCCAGAGCACACTGTCACCTCAGTCTGAGGATGCCGAACTTGTTTACCTCAGCTCCTCAGCCTCGAGCAGCGTCTCCGATCTAATGGAACTCGAACTGGAGCAAGCTGCCGCCTTGGCTGAACGTGCTCTCATCGATCTCGACACGGATGCCAGCAAACTGATCAATCGACCCAACGATCCTGACCGCTTCAGTCCAGCTACTACAGCGTCCACAACGGAACCGATCAGCTCAGCCAATGAAACGGAAACCGAGGGCGAATGCGAG GTCGAAACGGAAGTGGACACGGAAACGGAGACGAACGTTCAGTCGAGTCGGGAGAGCACACCTGTTAATGCTCATCGAGGCAACGAAGAGCGAACATTATCGCCATCGCCAGGCAGTTCGCTATCATCGCTGCTCAGTGCTGcgacgacgccgacgccaGCAGAGGCGCCAACAGCGACGCCCACgcgagagagagcaacaacagcagcagcagcagcaacatcgacaacatcgGCTGAGTCCAACGAATTTGGCCTGAACAAATTGGCCAACAGTTCAATTGCAGCGTCGTCGCTGTCGGCAACGCGCGAGGAATTTGTTCGCAATATGGAAAAAGTGCGCGAATTGATCGAAATGACGCGACGCGAAGAGGAAAACGTCGCGAGCAACGCAAGTGCTTACCACAACGGAAATGGTAATGATAATAACGTGAACGTAAACGTGAACGTGAAtggaaacggaaacggaaacgggAACGTAAACGTGAATGAGCAACGTAGGTCAACAGTAGaatcgccaccgccaccgcctgtGCCACCGCCACCCAGCAGCATGCACTATCCCACTCCCACCACCCCCCCAACACAGGCAACGCACGTGCAACTCACCTCGTTGCTGTTGAAGCGTCAGGAATCAAATGATTCGCATTGCTCCgacagcacacagcacagtCAATGCACTGCCATACACATGGCCTCGCCACCACCCACAAACGAACCACCCACGCCCCCAAtacgccagcaacagcagcagcaaccattcGCACCCCCACAGCAACTatcccaacaacaacaagaactatCCCAACCACAGCTAACACAGCAACCAGAATTGGAGCTTAGTGCAATCTCACAATTTGCAGGCGAAACGGAAGCGGAGCGTATCAAGAAACTGCGTCTGCTATGCACCGAGACCTTGGCCTCTATGCCCTATGGCGAGCAGATGCTTGAGGAGCTCGCCAGCGTTGCCCAAAACATAaccgaacagcaacaacaacagcagcagcaacaaaaggaacaacagcaacaacaatcgagcAACAACATGCCTTATCCTTTGCCACATTTGCCGCACATCAGCGAGTTGCAACTGTCGCTGGGCGCAGCCAAGAATGATGCCTGGCTGGGATTGCCGACGCAAGCGGATCCCAAGTTGTTGGTCTGTCTATCGCCCGGTCAGCGTGCTTTGGTCGAGCAGCAATCATCAAAGCAATCGGCGCCCGATCAGCTGCTGGATGCACATGAGAAATTCGTGCAGCGTCGCGGCTATCACGAGTTGAGCGCTGAACAGGTTCGAGCGATGGACAGCGAGCAACTGAAACTGGAGCAGGAGCAGATGCTGAAAACGGCGGCGAAAATGCGTGAATTGCGCAAGAGTTTGACGCCGCAGCCAGAagagcaaccacaacagcaaccacaacaacaattgtcgCCAGTGCCGCCGCCGGTGCCAGTGAAGAGCGCTGAGACCGCAGCGAAGGCAAAGAGCAACCAGGGCGATGACGTAAGCCAGCTGAgaagcaatagcagcagcagcagctatcAGAAGGTGATCACATCAGCGACATCatcatttgaaaataaaccGACAGCAGCtgatcagcaacagcaacagtcagTGTCCGAAAAGTTGCCTCACTCATTTGACCAGCGCACGTCCAGCAGcacagagcaacagcaacagactAGAAACAGCAGCTAcatgagcagcaacagcagcagcaacaacaaattcccAGCCAGCATGGAAAGCGAACTCGCACGCATGTTTCCAAGCATTGCGCAGCAAGGCGACATCTTTGATGAGCAACGCAAGCGTTTCTCCAACATCGAGCAGAGCTTGAAACCTGCGCAAACAAAACGTTACTCGAACATTGAAACGAGTTCGTTTGAGTCGAAGAAACGTGTGGAGAACGGACAAGTTGTCTACGattacagcaacagcagccgggAGCACCAAGAGGAAGGCGAGAAgccacaagcaacaacagcaacagcaacagcaaatggcaaattcCCATTGAAGGTGCATCAGATCCCAGTGCGTTTGATCGAAGATGAGGTGGATAAAGCGCCGCCAGTGCCACCGCCGCCGGCACCAGCAAATATTATGTCAGCTACCAAATTAAATGGCAAGCCAAACACTTTCATTGATGacgcacagcagcaaccacaacagcaacagcaacaactgagcACTGAGAGCAACCGCAACATCTCTCGCAGTGAGCAACAGCTCAAggtgaacagcagcagcagcagcaacacttaTGAGGAATTTCGGCAACGTGCCAAGGCAGCAATCGAAGCAATTGCTCagccaagcaacagcaacaacacgcaACCTTCGCAGCCGCCTTTGGACAATGAAAAGCTGTTCAAGGACTTTGATGCCTTGTCCCAGCAGCTCAATGCCGAACTGCAAACAAGTCGCGTCCAACGCGAGCAACGCGACAAATCCGCCTCGCTCTACGATCTCAGTCGCCTGACGCAGCACACCAACAACCAGAGCCAGCAGCATctcgagcagctgcagcagcgacgccaTGCGCACATGCAGGAGCTGGAGCGTGAAATCGAACGCTCCGCACGCTCCCGCCAGGAGCGTCTCTCCTCGGTGCCACGCAGCAGCGAGGAGCAACAGCCTGTGGAGTATCGTGCACGACGCGCCGAATCGCTCTGCAATCTGCAGCAGGAGCCGCTCCAACGTCCGCACAGCTCAGCGGAACATTATCGTgtgcaaccacagcaacagcaacaggatgATTGGTCGCGTTATGCCAGCGATTTGGGCTACTCGGAGAACATTGCGCGTCCGTTTGCACGCGAGGTGGAGATTTGCTATCAGCGGCAGCATCAAAGGCAACCGCTGGGAATACGCGCTCCCCGCTTGTCGATGAGCACCAACGATTTGTCGAGCAGTAGCTACGATAGCTACAATGCGTATGGCGGAGCGCGGAGGCATGCACCGATGTTGCAACAGGcgccgcagcaacagcgaccACATTACGCCAGCTGCTATTCGATGATCGAACGTGATCCGAATCCCACGTACATCAGCACCACCTCAAGGCGTGGCGTCTCCCCCGCCCCACCGGCACCTGTCACCCCGCAGCCGCCCGCTTACGATCGGCAGCAGAGACGCGCGAGCTTGCCACGCGAGTTGCACGAACAGCAGCTGAAGTACATACTCAGTAAGGAGGAGGAACTGAAGCTGGAGTTTGAGCGTTTGCAGCATGAACGCCGTCGCCTGATGGACGAGATGCAACGTGCCCCGACGGTGTTGCAAGCGCCGCCGCCACGTCGTGATAGCTATCGACCGGCGCCCAAGTTGCCCACGCTCAGCGAGGACGAAGTGTTCCGCCAGCAGATGGCCGAGGAGTGGATGAACAAGGTGGCGGAGCGTGAGGAGCGACGCCAGCACAAGATCATCAAGATCTCAAAGATCGAGGATGAGCAACAGCATGCCACCGAGGAGCAGGCGAACATCAGCGATGAGTTTCTCAATCGCGTCAAGGAACGTCGGCATAAGCTCGCAATGCCCGCAGACAGCGATTGGGAGAGTGGcgccgaatcgcaaccgaatctgAGCAAATCGGGTCAGGCGGCAGGCAGCGAATCGTCGGATGTGGAGGCGCCATCGATGCGTGTACTCGAGGGTAAGGCGGAGGCAAATCTGCGCGAGTTGCCGCGACATTTGCGCGAGTTTGCCAAGTTcgcgagcagcgagcagctcGAGGGCGGCCAAGGGCATGTGGATCGCATGGAGGAGCAGGAGCGCAGCGAGATGATCACGGACAATTCGCATAGCAGTGCCAGCAAGAAGTCGAGCATTGTGAAGACGTACAAGGTGTCCAGGCTGCCGCCTTCCGTACAGG CCATAGCAATTAAATCCGAGAGGCcgagacaacagcaacaagagcaagagcaacaaaagcagcagcagcgacagccgcagccgcagccgcaacCTCAGCCGCAGTCAGCAGCGATGCCAACGATGACGCCAGCGATGACTGcgaaattgcgtatacgaccCCAGAAACAGACGCGATTTCTGCTATCaccgcagcagctgcagcgacagagacagcgacgcAGCTGGTCGGAGAGTGATCTGCTCAAGGAGATCGACAACGAGCTGCAGCTGGCCAAGGGCTTTCTCTTTGCCAACG aacacacacaaaacacaacaatgtTTGCGCCCAAATTCAAAGCACGCGCACCAACTGGCTCAG GCGTCTGGACACCCAAAAGTCAAACACCGCACGGCTCCAGCAACGATCTGGCCAACAGCTGCTCCTCGGCAGCCCCCACACCACCGCCACCCCCCTCACAGCCCGTGTGGACGCCACAGCCATCGCCAGCGCTCAGCGGACGCAAGGAGTTTCGCCCCGTGCGTTTCGAGTCGCCCACCTTGCCACGTCGCTACACGgcactgcaacagcaacaagaacagcagcagcagcagcaaccacagacGACGACAATACCACCGTGGTCATATACAAACGGAGCCACAACCACAACTCTGAGCTCCAACAACTCGGATTACGCCGAAACCGATTGTTCCACTCAGTTTGGCCCAGTGGCGCCCTCTGCCAGCGTCTCCGATAAGATCAAAA CATTTGAACGCTCTGCTTCCACATCGGAGTTGAACAGGCCGTTTGTGCGTCGTCAGCTGTCAGACAATAGCCGAGCTGTTTACAGGCCCAATGAAGTCA TCTACAAAGTCAAGCACGAGTATTTGAGCGAACCGGAAACGGAATACGATCGTCCGCGCAAAATGGCGCAATTAGGTCGACGGCAATACGAAGGCATCGGTCCGGTGACCAACGATGGAATGCCCATAATACTTAGATCG GAGGTCCAGGAACCGCATCAGCATGAATGGTACAAGCGACTGTATCAGACCATACATAAGCAGAAGAATGGCG CTCGTCCATCGTATAAGAGCAATGGTTATGTGTCTGAACCTGAACCCAACTACGATTCCGATTACTCAACTCTAAAGTATCGCACACCGAATCCGCTACGTGTGCAGTCTGTATCCTCGGCTGTCAATGTGCGCAATCTAAATCAGGACGATAA ATTGTATGGTACTATGCCCAATCCGATAAAATCGGCATCGAATTCATACAAAAATCAACCCGGTCGCATTGAGAACTACACAACTGGACATTCGTCTGTGtcggagaaggagaagaaggaggCAAGTGCCGCAGCAGTGAGCTTTTTTGTCATGTGTACACAACTATCAAACTGCGCTCCCTACCACAAAAAGCATATCAATAAACCATTATAA